A window of the Hordeum vulgare subsp. vulgare chromosome 5H, MorexV3_pseudomolecules_assembly, whole genome shotgun sequence genome harbors these coding sequences:
- the LOC123399173 gene encoding secretory carrier-associated membrane protein 4 isoform X2, with product MAGRTKYDNPFEETGGGDEVNPFADKATREAPATQSGYSGGSFYATQPRPSPSNITRLSPLPPEPADFYNDFASPHTNKDMKTMEKELLAKEAELSRREKEIRRREEAAARAGVVIEEKNWPPFFPIIHHDINNEIPVHLQRTQYVAFASLLGPKIWFLAVIYFILGCPGAYYLWYQPLYRAMRNDSALKFGWFFLFYLVHIAFCVYAAISPSILFVGKSLTGIFPSISLIGKSVIVGVFYFLGFAMFCLESSLSMWVIQRAYHYFRGSGKEAQMKREVARATARAAF from the exons ATGGCGGGGAGGACGAAGTACGACAACCCTTTCGAGGAgaccggcggcggcgacgaggtcAACCCTTTCGCG GACAAGGCTACTAGAGAAGCACCGGCTACTCAATCTGGTTATTCTGGCGGTTCATTCTATGCAACG CAACCACGGCCTAGTCCTTCTAACATCACCCGCCTTTCGCCTCTTCCTCCAGAGCCAGCTGACTTCTACAATGACTTTGCCTCCCCACACACAAACAAG GACATGAAAACAATGGAGAAGGAGCTTCTGGCCAAGGAGGCTGAGTTAAGCAGGCGAGAGAAG GAAattagaagaagggaagaagctgCGGCACGAG CTGGCGTTGTCATAGAAGAGAAAAACTGGCCTCCGTTTTTCCCCATCATTCATCATGATATCAACAATGAGATACCCGTGCATCTTCAAAGAACACAATATGTCGCCTTTGCGTCACTTTTGG GTCCCAAGATCTGGTTTCTTGCGGTCATCTACTTTATTCTTGGTTGCCCAGGTGCCTACTATCTGTGGTACCAACCACTTTACCGCGCCATGAG GAATGATAGTGCTTTGAAATTTGGATGGTTTTTCCTGTTCTACTTG GTTCATATTGCTTTCTGTGTGTATGCAGCTATTTCTCCTTCAATTCTGTTTGTGGGAAAATCACTGAC AGGGATTTTCCCATCGATCAGCTTGATAGGGAAGAGCGTCATAGTAGGG GTGTTCTACTTTCTTGGCTTTGCAATGTTCTGCCTCGAGTCGTCACTAAGCATGTGGGTCATTCAG CGCGCGTATCACTATTTTCGAGGAAGTGGGAAAGAAGCACAGATGAAGCGTGAGGTAGCACGCGCCACAGCTAGGGCAGCATTTTGA
- the LOC123399173 gene encoding secretory carrier-associated membrane protein 4 isoform X1, whose translation MAGRTKYDNPFEETGGGDEVNPFADKATREAPATQSGYSGGSFYATQPRPSPSNITRLSPLPPEPADFYNDFASPHTNKDMKTMEKELLAKEAELSRREKEIRRREEAAARAGVVIEEKNWPPFFPIIHHDINNEIPVHLQRTQYVAFASLLGLVVCLFWNIVCVTAAWIKGEGPKIWFLAVIYFILGCPGAYYLWYQPLYRAMRNDSALKFGWFFLFYLVHIAFCVYAAISPSILFVGKSLTGIFPSISLIGKSVIVGVFYFLGFAMFCLESSLSMWVIQRAYHYFRGSGKEAQMKREVARATARAAF comes from the exons ATGGCGGGGAGGACGAAGTACGACAACCCTTTCGAGGAgaccggcggcggcgacgaggtcAACCCTTTCGCG GACAAGGCTACTAGAGAAGCACCGGCTACTCAATCTGGTTATTCTGGCGGTTCATTCTATGCAACG CAACCACGGCCTAGTCCTTCTAACATCACCCGCCTTTCGCCTCTTCCTCCAGAGCCAGCTGACTTCTACAATGACTTTGCCTCCCCACACACAAACAAG GACATGAAAACAATGGAGAAGGAGCTTCTGGCCAAGGAGGCTGAGTTAAGCAGGCGAGAGAAG GAAattagaagaagggaagaagctgCGGCACGAG CTGGCGTTGTCATAGAAGAGAAAAACTGGCCTCCGTTTTTCCCCATCATTCATCATGATATCAACAATGAGATACCCGTGCATCTTCAAAGAACACAATATGTCGCCTTTGCGTCACTTTTGG GATTGGTCGTGTGCCTTTTTTGGAACATCGTCTGTGTTACTGccgcttggattaaaggggaag GTCCCAAGATCTGGTTTCTTGCGGTCATCTACTTTATTCTTGGTTGCCCAGGTGCCTACTATCTGTGGTACCAACCACTTTACCGCGCCATGAG GAATGATAGTGCTTTGAAATTTGGATGGTTTTTCCTGTTCTACTTG GTTCATATTGCTTTCTGTGTGTATGCAGCTATTTCTCCTTCAATTCTGTTTGTGGGAAAATCACTGAC AGGGATTTTCCCATCGATCAGCTTGATAGGGAAGAGCGTCATAGTAGGG GTGTTCTACTTTCTTGGCTTTGCAATGTTCTGCCTCGAGTCGTCACTAAGCATGTGGGTCATTCAG CGCGCGTATCACTATTTTCGAGGAAGTGGGAAAGAAGCACAGATGAAGCGTGAGGTAGCACGCGCCACAGCTAGGGCAGCATTTTGA
- the LOC123399173 gene encoding secretory carrier-associated membrane protein 4 isoform X3, which yields MKTMEKELLAKEAELSRREKEIRRREEAAARAGVVIEEKNWPPFFPIIHHDINNEIPVHLQRTQYVAFASLLGLVVCLFWNIVCVTAAWIKGEGPKIWFLAVIYFILGCPGAYYLWYQPLYRAMRNDSALKFGWFFLFYLVHIAFCVYAAISPSILFVGKSLTGIFPSISLIGKSVIVGVFYFLGFAMFCLESSLSMWVIQRAYHYFRGSGKEAQMKREVARATARAAF from the exons ATGAAAACAATGGAGAAGGAGCTTCTGGCCAAGGAGGCTGAGTTAAGCAGGCGAGAGAAG GAAattagaagaagggaagaagctgCGGCACGAG CTGGCGTTGTCATAGAAGAGAAAAACTGGCCTCCGTTTTTCCCCATCATTCATCATGATATCAACAATGAGATACCCGTGCATCTTCAAAGAACACAATATGTCGCCTTTGCGTCACTTTTGG GATTGGTCGTGTGCCTTTTTTGGAACATCGTCTGTGTTACTGccgcttggattaaaggggaag GTCCCAAGATCTGGTTTCTTGCGGTCATCTACTTTATTCTTGGTTGCCCAGGTGCCTACTATCTGTGGTACCAACCACTTTACCGCGCCATGAG GAATGATAGTGCTTTGAAATTTGGATGGTTTTTCCTGTTCTACTTG GTTCATATTGCTTTCTGTGTGTATGCAGCTATTTCTCCTTCAATTCTGTTTGTGGGAAAATCACTGAC AGGGATTTTCCCATCGATCAGCTTGATAGGGAAGAGCGTCATAGTAGGG GTGTTCTACTTTCTTGGCTTTGCAATGTTCTGCCTCGAGTCGTCACTAAGCATGTGGGTCATTCAG CGCGCGTATCACTATTTTCGAGGAAGTGGGAAAGAAGCACAGATGAAGCGTGAGGTAGCACGCGCCACAGCTAGGGCAGCATTTTGA